The Coffea arabica cultivar ET-39 chromosome 9e, Coffea Arabica ET-39 HiFi, whole genome shotgun sequence genome has a window encoding:
- the LOC113709144 gene encoding tRNA (guanine(9)-N1)-methyltransferase — translation MESESPQQPDHNAGPVESPEPLSKNARKKLLKQQRWEAKKAEKKAMIKEHKKREAERKKREWEEKLGSLGSEEERQKLIESRKGLRKERMEKRCEEKESKLERLNNARVNGQNIVIDLEFSHLMNPAQLNSLVQQIMYCYAVNGRCPCPAHLWLTGCQGEMQSQLQRLPGYEKWVINKESRPYVEAFQHQKDNLVYLTADSETELDDLDPKKVYIIGGMVDRNRWKGITLKKAKDQGIQTAKLPIGNYLKMSSSQVLTVNQVVEILLKYLETGDWKASFFQVIPQRKRCGTGSEDNEHDTEEEVDGEGDELEMKRQCIETQGP, via the exons ATGGAGTCTGAGTCTCCGCAGCAACCCGACCATAACGCAGGCCCCGTGGAGTCCCCAGAGCCGCTGTCGAAGAATGCCCGGAAGAAGTTGTTGAAGCAGCAAAGGTGGGAGGCAAAGAAGGCGGAGAAGAAGGCGATGATAAAGGAACACAAGAAGAGGGAAGCTGAACGCAAGAAAAGGGAGTGGGAAGAGAAACTTGGGAGCTTAGGGAGCGAAGAGGAGAGGCAGAAGCTCATTGAGTCCAGAAAGGGGTTAAGAAAAGAGAGGATGGAGAAGCGGTGCgaggagaaagagagcaagTTAGAGAGGCTGAATAATGCCAGAGTCAATGGCCAGAATATCGTTATTGATCTCGAGTTTTCCCATCTCATGAATCCTGCTCAACTCAACAGCCTCGTTCAACAG ATTATGTACTGTTATGCTGTAAATGGAAGATGTCCATGTCCTGCCCATCTTTGGTTGACTGGCTGTCAAGGAGAAATGCAGAGCCAACTGCAAAGGCTCCCAGGATATGAGAAGTGGGTAATCAATAAGGAGAGTCGCCCATATGTTGAAGCTTTCCAACATCAGAAGGATAACCTGGTGTACCTCACAGCTGACTCAGAAACCGAACTAGATGACCTCGATCCAAAGAAAGTATATATTATTGGTGGAATGGTAGACCGGAATCGGTGGAAAGGGATAACCTTGAAGAAAGCAAAAGATCAGGGCATTCAGACAGCGAAGCTCCCTATAGGGAATTACCTTAAGATGTCTAGTTCTCAG GTCCTCACTGTAAATCAGGTGGTAGAGATACTCCTCAAGTACCTGGAAACAGGGGATTGGAAGGCTTCATTCTTCCAGGTGATTCCTCAAAGAAAAAGATGTGGGACTGGGTCAGAAGACAATGAACATGATACAGAAGAGGAGGTTGATGGTGAGGGAGATGAGCTGGAGATGAAAAGGCAGTGCATTGAAACTCAAGGGCCTTAA